The following proteins are co-located in the Meriones unguiculatus strain TT.TT164.6M chromosome 4, Bangor_MerUng_6.1, whole genome shotgun sequence genome:
- the Mrgbp gene encoding MRG/MORF4L-binding protein — MGEAEVGGTGAPGDKGPGEAAPSPAEETVVWSPEVEVCLFHAMLGHKPVGVNRHFHMICIRDKFSQNIGRQVPSKVIWDHLSTMYDMQALHESEILPFPNPERNFVLPDEIIQEVREGKVVIEEEMKEEMKEDVDPHSGADDVFSSSGSLGKALEKSSKDKEKNSSDLGCKEGADKRKRSRVTDKVLTANSNPSSPSAAKRRRT, encoded by the exons ATGGGGGAGGCCGAGGTGGGCGGCACGGGCGCCCCAGGCGACAAGGGCCCAGGTGAGGCAGCCCCGAGCCCTGCTGAGGAGACGGTGGTGTGGAGCCCTGAGGTGGAGGTGTGCCTGTTCCACGCCATGCTGGGCCACAAGCCTGTCG GGGTGAATCGACACTTCCACATGATTTGTATTCGAGACAAGTTCAGCCAGAATATTGGGCGCCAGGTTCCATCCAAGGTCATCTGGGACCATCTGAGCACTATGTATGATATGCAGGCACTG CACGAGTCTGAGATTCTTCCATTCCCAAATCCAGAGAGGAACTTTGTCCTTCCAGATGAGATCATTCAGGAGGTCCGAGAAG GAAAAGTGGTCAttgaagaggaaatgaaggaggagatgaaggaggatgTGGACCCCCACAGTGGGGCTGATGATG ttttttcATCTTCAGGGAGCTTGGGGAAAGCATTAGAAAAATCCAgcaaagacaaagagaagaacTCCTCAGACTTGGGGTGCAAAGAAGGGGCAGACAAGCGGAAGCGCAGCCGGGTCACTGACAAGGTCCTGACTGCTAACAGCAatccctccagccccagtgcTGCCAAGAGGCGCCGAACATAG